In a genomic window of Panthera tigris isolate Pti1 chromosome D4, P.tigris_Pti1_mat1.1, whole genome shotgun sequence:
- the NDOR1 gene encoding NADPH-dependent diflavin oxidoreductase 1 isoform X6 has protein sequence MDFAVLGLGDSSYAKFNFVAKKLHRRLLQLGGSALLPACLGDDQHELGPDAAIDPWLHDLWEKVLGLYPVPPDLGVIPPGVPLPSKFTLRFLPEAPKMCSEEQHVAGADPPGPPSEQQPFLAPMVTNQRVTSPSHFQDVRLIEFDITGSGLSFAAGDVVLIRPQNQASHVQQFCQVLGLDPDQYFTLLPREPGVPCPTQLPQPCSVRHLVSHYLDVASVPRRSFFELLACLSPHELEREKLLQFSAPQGQEELYSYCNRPRRTVLEVLCDFPHTAGAVPADYLLDLIPPIRPRAFSIASSLLAHPSRLQILVAVVHYRTRLKEPRRGLCSSWLASLDPGRGSVQVPLWVRPGSLTFPETPDTPVIMVGPGTGVAPFRAAVQERVARGQTGNFLFFGCRWRDRDFYWESEWLELERKGCLTLFTAFSREQERKAYVQHRLRELGPLVWDLLDRRGAYFYLAGNAKGMPADVSEALTSVFQEEGGLSGPDAANYLARLQRTMRFQSETWA, from the exons ATGGACTTTGCTGTTCTGGGCCTCGGGGATTCCTCTTACGCCAA GTTCAATTTCGTGGCCAAGAAGCTGCACCGACGGCTGCTGCAACTTGGGGGCAGCGCCCTCCTGCCTGCGTGCCTGGGAGATGACCAGCATGAGCTggg gCCCGACGCTGCTATTGACCCCTGGCTGCACGATCTGTGGGAGAAGGTGCTGGGGCTCTACCCGGTGCCCCCTGACCTCGGCGTGATCCCCCCCGGAGTCCC TTTGCCCTCCAAGTTCACCCTCCGCTTCCTTCCGGAGGCCCCCAAGATGTGCTCTGAGGAGCAGCATGTGGCCGGTGCAGATCCCCCAGGTCCCCCTTCAGAGCAGCAGCCCTTCCTGGCACCCATGGTCACCAACCAGAGGGTCACCAGCCCCTCTCACTTCCAGGACGTACGGCTGATCGAGTTTGACATCACGGGCTCTGGGCTCAG CTTTGCAGCTGGCGACGTGGTGCTGATCCGGCCCCAGAACCAGGCCAGCCACGTCCAGCAGTTCTGCCAGGTGCTGGGCCTGGACCCCGACCAGTACTTCACGCTGCTGCCCCGGGAGCCAG GTGTCCCCTGCCCCACGcagctgccccagccctgctccgTGAGGCACCTCGTGTCCCACTACCTGGACGTCGCCAGCGTGCCCCGCCGTTCCTTCTTCGAGCTCCtggcctgtctctctccccacgaGCTGGAGCGGGAGAAGCTGCTGCAATTCAGTGCCCCCCAAGGTCAGGAGGAGCTGTATTCGTACTGCAACCGGCCTCGCAGGACCGTCCTGGAG GTGTTGTGTGACTTCCCACACACGGCTGGAGCTGTTCCCGCAGACTACCTGCTGGACCTCATCCCCCCGATCCGCCCGCGGGCCTTTTCCATCGCCTCCTCTCTGCTG GCTCACCCCTCGAGGCTGCAGATTCTCGTCGCTGTGGTGCATTACCGGACGCGCCTCAAAGAGCCCCGCCGGGGCCTCTGCTCCTCCTGGCTGGCGTCTCTGGATCCTGGGCGAG GATCTGTCCAGGTGCCTCTGTGGGTGCGGCCCGGGAGCCTGACCTTCCCGGAGACACCGGACACACCCGTGATCATGGTGGGTCCCGGCACCGGTGTGGCCCCTTTCCGAGCAGCTGTCCAGGAGCGGGTGGCCCGGGGTCAGACCG GAAACTTCCTGTTCTTCGGCTGCCGCTGGCGCGACCGAGACTTCTATTGGGAATCTGAGTGGTTGGAGCTGGAGAGGAAGGGCTGCCTGACCCTCTTCACAGCCTTCTCCCGGGAGCAG GAGCGGAAAGCGTACGTGCAGCACAGGCTCCGGGAGCTCGGGCCGTTGGTGTGGGATCTGCTGGACCGCCGAGGCGCCTACTTCTACCTGGCGGG CAATGCCAAGGGCATGCCGGCAGATGTGTCAGAAGCCCTGACGTCCGTCTTCCAGGAGGAGGGTGGGCTCTCCGGCCCTGATGCAGCCAACTACCTTGCCAGGCTCCAGCGGACGATGCGTTTCCAGAGTGAGACGTGGGCCTAA